From Mustela erminea isolate mMusErm1 chromosome 1, mMusErm1.Pri, whole genome shotgun sequence, a single genomic window includes:
- the CISH gene encoding cytokine-inducible SH2-containing protein → MVLCVQGPCSLLAVERIGQRPLWAQSLELPEPAMQPLPAGAFLEEVAEETPAQPESEPKVLDPEEDLLCIAKTFSYLRESGWYWGSITASEARQHLQKMPEGTFLVRDSTHPSYLFTLSVKTTRGPTNVRIEYADSSFRLDSNCLSRPRILAFPDVVSLVQHYVASCAADPRSDSPDPAPTPAPPTPKEDVPGDPALPVPTVTAVHLKLVQPFVRRSSARSLQHLCRLVINRLVADVDCLPLPRRMADYLRQYPFQL, encoded by the exons GCCTTGTTCTTTGCTGGCTGTGGAGCGGATCGGGCAGCGGCCCCTGTGGGCCCAGTCCCTGGAGCTGCCCGAACCAGCTATGCAGCCTTTGCCTGCTGGGGCCTTTCTGGAGGAAGTGGCAGAGGAGACCCCAGCCCAGCCGGAGAGTGAGCCCAAGGTGCTGGACCCAGAGGAGGACCTGCTATGCATAGCCAAGACCTTCTCTTACCTCCGGGAATCTG GCTGGTACTGGGGTTCCATTACGGCCAGCGAGGCCCGGCAACACCTGCAGAAGATGCCAGAAGGCACATTCCTTGTCCGCGACAGCACCCACCCCAGCTACCTCTTCACCCTGTCGGTCAAAACCACCCGAGGCCCCACCAATGTGCGCATCGAGTACGCCGACTCCAGCTTCCGCCTGGACTCCAACTGCCTGTCCAGGCCACGCATCCTGGCCTTCCCCGACGTGGTCAGCCTGGTGCAGCACTATGTGGCCTCCTGTGCAGCTGACCCCCGGAGCGACAGCCCCGACCCTGCGCCCACCCCGGCCCCGCCTACCCCGAAGGAGGATGTGCCTGGCGACCCAGCGCTGCCCGTGCCCACAGTCACGGCCGTGCACCTgaagctggtacagccattcgTGCGCCGAAGCAGCGCCCGCAGCCTGCAGCACCTGTGCCGCCTCGTCATCAACCGCCTGGTGGCTGACGTGgactgcctgccactgccccggCGCATGGCCGACTACCTCCGGCAGTACCCCTTCCAGCTCTGA